One Lytechinus variegatus isolate NC3 chromosome 14, Lvar_3.0, whole genome shotgun sequence genomic region harbors:
- the LOC121428127 gene encoding uncharacterized protein LOC121428127, whose protein sequence is MVSRGKIMDVVRMTHATFYCSDTKLIYLAVNLQILLYCRFVNAASIETRIGQCVLPSESGVKVWSLCTKQMIDACQPGMYQSDNCSISQASCKSCSRGSFTPGWNNCSVCFQCSTCEFGIEEDCSADRDTRCKLVPDEPEKIQVTSTGPLLRNGTKSSETAIFESQNPVKSVPLKNVTNPELASGCDCGIQIDVAHVPAYVVLILIILFLLPGNALYIRDRRRKACDRLQEEDFKAVTPQHAQHEEIPLRSDDNNVHDIDEMQAG, encoded by the exons ATGGTCTCCCGTGGGAAAATAATGGATGTCGTCAGGATGACTCATGCGACGTTTTATTGTAGTGATACAAAGTTGATATACTTGGCTGTCAATTTACAA ATTCTACTGTATTGTAGATTTGTTAATGCAGCAAGTATCGAGACAAGAATA GGGCAATGTGTCCTGCCTTCTGAAAGTGGGGTCAAAGTGTGGAGTCTTTGCACCAAACAGATGATCGATGCGTGTCAACCCGGGATGTATCAATCGGACAATTGCTCCATTAGTCAAGC ATCGTGCAAGTCTTGTTCCAGGGGGTCGTTCACACCAGGCTGGAATAATTGTTCGGTTTGCTTTCAGTGTTCCACATGTGAATTTGGAATAGAA GAAGATTGCTCTGCTGACCGAGACACTCGATGTAAACTTGTTCCTGATGAGCCAGAGAAAATAC AAGTTACATCTACAGGACCTTTACTACGTAATGGAACAAAATCGTCTGAAACAGctatttttgaaagtcaaaacCCGGTGAAATCAGTTCCTCTTAAGAATGTTACAAACCCAGAATTGGCATCAG GGTGCGATTGTGGAATTCAGATTGATGTAGCCCACGTTCCAGCATATGTTGTCTTGATTCTGATTATCCTTTTTCTCTTACCTGGGAATGCGTTATATATCAGGGATCGAAGACGAAAAG CTTGTGACAGGCTGCAAGAAGAAGATTTCAAAGCTGTCACCCCTCAACATGCTCAACATGAAGAGATACCCCTACGTTCCGATGATAATAACGTTCATGACATAGATGAAATGCAAGCTGGATAA